TCTAAAGGAGGAGGCCAGGCCTACCGAGGGGCCCCTAGAGGACTTGTTTCCCTTGTGGTTTTTTTGCACTTCCTGTTCCCCCACTCACTGCGGAAGTTCCTCTTCTTACCCTGCACTCAGAGCCCAGCCGGAGAGGACAAGGGCAGGAGGCACCATGAGTGGGGGCCCTTCAGGAGGCAGGCCTGGGGGCCGCGGAGGACAAGGGGTTCAGCAGAACATCCCGTCCACCCTCCTCCAGGACCATGAGAACCAACAACTCTTTGAGATGCTCGGACGGAAGTGCTGGGTGAGCTGGGGATCTTCTGGCCCTCCttgtctccctctcctcttcttctcctcctcctcttcgttCTCTTCATcttccccatcctctccctctcctcctttcctccccttcctctctcctgatCTTTCCCatcctcctctccttctcctcctcttcctctccatcATCTCCTCTCAGAATCCACTTACCCCCATTCACCAATTCCAGGAAGAACTCAATATTCATTCACTTTCCCTCTGGTTGTGGCTCTTCCTTTGGAGCCATGATGGCCACAGGCAAGAAAGGGCCAGGACTGGTTCCCAGACCCTCTGGATGCCCCTGACTGCATTCCAACGAGTCCTACTCTCCCCTCTCAGACGCTGGCCACTGCGGTTGTTCAGCTGTACCTGGCGCTGCCCCCTGGAGCCGAGCATTGGACCAAGGGACACTGTGGAGCTGTGTGCTTCGTGAAGGataaccccaagaagtcttactTCATCCGCCTTTATGGCCTTCAGGTGACCCCCGCCCCACCACTGGACAGACAATCCAGTTTTCAACCCATAAACCCAGATCTGTGTCCATAGCCCTGAGCCCTCAGACAGATCAGTGAACCCCCTGAGCTCTAGAACCAAAGACTTTATCCAGATGCCAGCCTCTGGTTCGTCTTTCTAAGCCTGTGATGACTGACCCCAGAGTCTTTGTGTCAAGATCTGTAACCCCCAATATTAGTATACCCCCTAAATCTAATCTGTTCCACAAActccatacatatatacacacacaaacacacacacatactatattTTTACCTGAACCTCATGTCTATTCAAAACTCCACATTTTAGGTCTCAGAAACCTCCCATCAGTACTCCTGAACTCCAGAATTTTGCCTAGCTTCTAAGTCAAAAATATGTTCCACAAATCCCAAACCTAAGTATGCCATTGAATCTTCAACTCCAAATCTGTCCTTTTAAGCCCACAGCATTGGATCCCAGAACTTCTATATGAAAACTCCTAATCACCTAAATATTGAGGTAGCTCATAAGTCAAAAACCTATTCCACAAACCCTTAACCTAAATCCTCCAAGCATAAACCCCAAATTCATCCCATTAAACTGATAAAGATAGACCCAGTAGAACCGCATCAAGATCCCAGGGTCATCAAATATTgaccaaactcctaatttataacTCTGCTCTACAAATCTCAAATTGGCTCAACCCCCTCCAAAAAGCCTTCCCAAGTCTGTATTTCTGAACCTCAACTCCTAATACTCCTAATACTGGAACCCCACCTGACCTAATGAAGGTCCCCATATAAGGGGGGGATTTGGGACAGATTCTCTGAATGGACTCAGTTTCCTAGAACTAGAGTCTCATATCCTCAAATTCAAGTCCCCTTATTCCACATCTGGGCCCCAAATCCAAGTTTTCACTGAAGGGTCTGACTCCCATACTGTACCCTAATCCTCCACATCTGACTCCTAGATTCCCAACTCCTCAGTTCTGAGCTGGAATTCTCCAAATCAGATTTTGGGGCCCCAACTTTGTATACCATGCTCCCTATCTGGAAAACAGAGGCCCTCCACCCAGGGCGTGCCTTGGTGCCAGTGTGCTCCCCCCTCTCCAGGCTGGCCGGCTGCTGTGGGAACAGGAGCTGTACTCACAGCTGGTCTACTCTGCTCCCACCCCCTTTTTCCACACCTTTGCTGGAGATGTAAGTGACCACCTAAACCCTGGGCCTCAGTTGGGGTgcaaggaggagaggggaaaggtGTGGGGAGGTCTGGAAGGCAGCTGACCCCCCAGGCATGTGCAGGACTGCCAAGCGGGGCTGAACTTTGCAGACGAGGGCGAGGCCCAGGCCTTCCGGAACCTGGTGCAGGAGAAGATACAAAAACGGAATCAGAGGCAAAGCGGGGGTAAGAAGGccttggggaagggaaagaggttgAGCAGAAGTGAGGGCAAGAGTGGGGAGCTGGAAAAGCCCCTCTCCTGATTCTGATTTCCTGTCTCTCCACAGACAGGCGCCAGCTCCCACCTCCACCAGTGCCAGCCAGTGAAGGTGAGTCCTCTAGTGCAAGGAGGAGTAAAAAAGGGCTAGCGCAGAAAACTGAGGCAGGGTTGTGATAGTTCTCTATCCATTCCATCTTcccagagagaagaggagggctcccacccctgcccccgcaCCCAGGTGGAGACCAAGGGGGTGAGTGCTGAATATTCCCTGTGTCTCTGGGTGGGCAGGTGTCACCAGCCCCAGAGACACCGGGCTGGCTGCTGGGCCTGTGGGGAAAATGGGTGACTGGGCCATTGACCCATTTACCTACCAACCAGAGCATAAGAGAGACAGGAAGGCGGTTGGGAGAATCAGTGTGTTAGATGGTCATGGAAGGAGTGGGAGAATGAATAGATACACAGGTGGGGCGTGGGCAGATAAATGAGTAGATGGGTGGGTGCAGTGATAAATAGGTGAATAAATAGGTGGATAGATGTGTGGGTGGATGGATTGGTGGTGGACAGATGGTTAAATGGGGGCATGAATTGATAGAAGGATGTAGATGTACAGGTGGGTGTATAGATGTAGGTGAATGGGTATGTGGGTGAGTGGATAAATAGGTGGATGGATGATTGAGtaaattaatgaatgagtgaTGGAATGAATTCaacagtgaataaatgaataagtgacAAAATTTCAATCAGTGGAGAAAGCAatgattgaatgagtgaatgaataatttAACAAATTAGTCAATGAGCCAGTGAATAAATGAGTCAATACTTAAGTGTGagtaaattaattaatgaatCAGTGAATGTATGGATGGTACGCAGGACCTACCCACCCACTTCTCCATAAACCTACTTGGACCCCTCACCCACTCCTTCCATGACCATCTAACACACTGATTCCCCCAACCGTCTTCCTGTCTCTAACTCTCATGCTCTGGTTAGTAGGTAAGTGGGTCAATGGCCCAGTCACCCATTTTCCCCACAGGCCCAGCAGCCAGCCCAGTGTCTCTGGGGCTGGTGACAGTGGACATCCAGAACCCAGACATCACGAATTCACGATACCGTTCGCTCCCAGCACCTGGGCCTGGCCCAAGTGATAAGAAACgctcagggaagaaaaagatcaGCAAGTCTGATATTGGTGCACCCAGTGGATTCAAGTGAGAACCTCTCCAGTGGGCCCATggatcctgggggtgggggagcagagaGCAGGTGGACAGGAGGAGAGCTGAGTGAATGGAAGGATGGAAAAATGGATGGGTAGGTGAGAGAGTAGGCAAATGAGTGGATGGGTGAGGGGGGGAGTGCAAAGCTAGGACCAGGAAGAGATACCAAAGGCACCAAGACTGCAAATTTTACAGAGGCAGTCACTCTCTACCGCATCACCCAACTATAATCCATGACTCCAAGAGTGAGTGCCTCTTTAAATTTTGCTCCCTAGGCATTACACTCAACCTAGTCCCTCCCTGGTTAGGctggaatggatggatgggtagatagatggatgaatgaatgaatggttgggTTGGAGAATGAATGGATGGTAAATGGGAAGTGGGTAGGTAGATGGGTGGGTGAGTGGATGAGTATGTGGACAGAATGATATACAGGCCAATGGGTTCATATACAAGGTGGATGGGGATGGACAGGTTGCCACATATGTGGATGAAGGACAATTCAGTGGCTACATAGAAGTGTGTGActgaatgggaagtcaagtgagtgaatgaatccAAAGATGGGCatatgggtagatggatgggtggatggacaaGTGTGGGTTAGGACAGATTGGTGGACAAATGGGTAAATAAATGTGTGTGGACAGATGAATGGGGAGACAAATATATATAGATCAGTGGTCTGACAGGTGAATGTGAACACCCAGGTGGACAAATAGATGGGTGGATTGATGGTGGAAAGAGGGATGGGCAGACAGATGGGCACCACAAACTGTGAACCCTCTTTAGTTCCATAACTACTACTCTCACTCATTCATTAACTTAAGACTCATTCATTAATTCtggctcctgagagtccctctgggcaggggagggcaagagaGCTTCActaggaagggagggaagaaacgGCCATGGCGCTTCACTGGGGTCTCCTCACCTCCCTCAGACATGTCAGCCACGTGGGGTGGGACCCCCAGAATGGATTTGACGTGAGTAACTCCAGAGTCCCCTGGACTCCACTCAACTCCCGCCTACCCTTCCATAGTCCACAGCTCCAGATCTACCCCCCAGACCCCATCCTTCCCACTCTCCTCTCAGATCCCTCTCTGGGGTGGACCCCATGATAATctgtgcccctcccctccccaccttatTCCCCGACCCTTGCTGGGGCCTTTTTCCTCCTGGGAAGGTGAACAACCTGGACCCAGATCTGCGGAGCCTGTTCTCAAGGGCGGGAATCAGTGATGCCCAGCTCACCGATGCTGAGACCTCCAAATTTATCTATGACTTCATTGAGAACCAGGGTGGGATGGAAGCTGTGCGGAAGGAGATGAGGCGCCAGGGTGAGCTCCCGCCCCCCGCTTTCTGGACCACCTCTTCTCCAACCCTGGTAGCTGATTTCTAAGAGATACCCTGTAGGCTCTCAGTCCTCATAGAAACCCCTATACTGCTTGAATTGGGAGTTGGTCGGTTGGGGTACCTATTTTACAAGTGAgcaaaactgaggctctgaaggAAACTATAATAATAGCTATGTGTTGTCTTTCCCCTCAGAGCCACTTCCACCGCCCCCACCGCCATCCCGAGGAGGGAACCAGCCCCCCCGGCCCCCAACTGTGGGGAGTAACAAGGGTCGCTCTGGCCCTCTGCCCCCTGTACCTTCGGGAGGTGCTCCTCCCCCACCAACTCCCCGGGGACCCCCACCCCCGGGCCGAGGGGGCCCTCCGCCACCACCCCCTCCAGCCACTGGACGCTCTGTGCCaccgccccctccaccccctggAGCTGGGGGTGGACCGCCCATGCCTCCGCCACCGCCAccgccaccaccgccaccacccaGCTCTGGGGATGGACcaatccctcccccaccccctccttctcTGGGGCTTGTGGGGGGCCCGGCCCctggtgggggtcggggggcaCTTTTGGATCAAATCCGGCAGGGAATTCAGCTGAACAAGGTGAGAACCAGTGTGATGGAGGATTGGGGAACTGGGACTCTGGGGTGTGCTGTGCAAGTGAGGATGGTAGGGGGCTGGGGCTGAGAGTGACGGGGGTCCCACGATTTGGGGGTTCACTGATAGGGTTGGGAGGTTGGTGGGGAGAGGTGAGTTTCAAGGCGACTAGAGTATGTGGGAGGAGAAAGAATGATGAAGGGGTGGGGAGAAGCGCTCCTCTCACAGGCCCTGAGCCCTCTGTGCTGGATCCTGCTTGCTGCAGACCCCGGGGGCCCCAGAGAGCTCAGCGCTGCAGCCACCACCTCAGAGCTCAGAGGGGCTGGTGGGTGCCCTGATGCACGTGATGCAGAAGAGAAGCAAAGCCATCCATTCCTCTGGTGAGAGTGCACCCTCCCTGTGAGCCTGCCATTCAGAGCCCATCCTGCCAGGACCTGTGGCCCTGGTTCCCAGCTAGTGTTGACCTAAAAACACCCCCAACAGCCACCAGCAATTAGTCCCATCTGTTGATGTGAGAATGAACATGAATCTGTAGCAGTCTCTTTTTTGACAGTGTTAACTGTCATTATGTAACAGTAATATGATTAACTCTCTTTGACAATGATATTAACATTAACCCCATATGTTCAATAGTATTAACATTAGCCCACTATGTGATGATAGTATTATAAAGAACCCCTTCTTTGACACTAATATTAACTCTAATGTCATGTGTCAAAAGATTAACTCATTAAGTGACAATATTATAACTAATTCAATCTTTTACAATAGTGTTAATGTTAGTCCCTTAATGTGTCAACAACATTGTCATTATATGAGAATTATATGAGGATACTATTaacctcagggcttcccaggtggctcagtgataaagaatccgcctgccaatgcaggagacgcagggcacgcgggttcgatccctgattcaggaggagcccctggaggaggaaatggcaacccactccagtattcttgcctgggaagtcttatggacagaggagcctggtgtgctacagtccaaagggtcgcaaagagtcagacatgactgagcagagcagagaaagagagagtatTAGCCTCAACCTACTGTGTGACAATAATATAATTAAAGTTCAGCTTTGACAATAACACTGACATCAACCCAGGAGTCTGTTCACAGATCAATAGGAATCCATTATATGACAGAATTATAACAAACCTCCTCTTTTGACCATGATATCATCACTAACCCCATTCTGTGTCAACAATGTTAACATTAAGGCACTATGAAAAAACAACATTGTAACTTCCTCCACCTTTGCTAATATTTAAATCCACTCCATTGAGTAACAAGCCTGTTAACAGTAACCCTTTGTGTGACAATAATATCCCAACCAACCAcacattttttataatattaaccTCGACTCCAACTAGAACCTAGACCCCAGCTATAgtccctatcttgcccctccctaACTCTCCCTCCTCTTAGGAGGTCCCTTTATCTAACACACAAACCTCAGATCTAACTTCCAAGTGGGAGATCTCAGCCCCCAGGGTTTAGTAATCCCAACCTCCTAGACCCTAGTAACTCCTCTCTCCAGGGCTTTTGAACCCTCCTACCCATCCTGAGTtccactctttctctctccctccagaCGAAGGGGAGGACCAGGCCggggatgatgatgatgatgatgaatggGATGACTGAATCACCACCACCTCTGCTGTTCTGTGCTGGGCTCCCCTGGCAGCCCTCCTCGCCACCCTCCTGGCCCCCAAGCCCCTTTTCTTTCCTACCCACCCCTCCAATGCTGTTATCTCTGACTGGCCTCctcccacacacactcaccctaGCAATAGCCAGGGacctttttatataaaatgtctcaGTTCAACTCATTCAaggatttttaaacaaaaataaaataactgtctttttgtttctttaaatctcagtttctttacctACCAAATGTGAGAATTTGGGGTCCTTTTCCCCCAAAGTTCCTTTTATTCCCATTTCATTTGTTTagccatacatatgtatatttatttattcatttgttcccTTGGTCATTTAGTCtgtatttctttgtttccttctgcccttccttctctccacagATATTTATTACCAGGCACTACTTTGGGGGCTGGGGATAAAGCAATgggaaacaaacaacaaaaattcttGGTCTTGTGAGGTCAACATTCTAGGGCAGGAGATAGACAAGAAACAaggaattaaataaaaacaaaaagagttaCAGATCATGGTAAGAGCTATATTGTGCTGAGAGGAAGTGATGGTAAGATGTAGAGTTCAGGGAAAGACACTTGGAGGAGGTGACAGTTATGCTGAATCTAGAGAGAAAGGATTCAACCATGTGAATATTTAGAGGGAAGggccttccaggcagagggaatagccaatgcaaaggccctgaggtgggaaaaAGCTTGGTGTGAGGCTGAATGTGGTGAATGAGTGAGAGAGTTATTTGtacactcattaaaaaaaagtgtgatCAACACAGTATTAGATCAAGAGAGCACTCAATGATCAGACTTCCCACTCTCCATGCACACAACTCCCACACAATGCTAAAATTTGATTCTGCCCAGTTCCCAGTGCAATCTAAGTCCTGGCCAATGGCAATGAAAGAGGCAAAGATTTAATAAGCACATAGATCTGCTCTAGATCACAGGCAAGATGCctcacctctgagcctcagtttcctcatctatacaaTGGGGGCAACAATATGTAACCTATTTCCAACTTGGATCCCACTGGGTCACCCTCCTCCTCTAGAACTTGCTCTCCAGAGGGGGAAAAAGGCACAACTCAAAACTGTCCCTGGTGTCAAAGCTGTTTCCAAGGGGGTAATTGGAAACTCTTGTACATCAAAGCCTAGAATAGAGGGGCCTACCCCTTCCCATTTCTGAAACCTGGTGGATACAAGATCTCAGGTTTCATACCTTCAGAGGAGTAAGAGAGCAGGGAGGAAAATAAAGGTGAGGGGAAATTCAAAGGGGGCAGACTTCTTCCATCTGCAAGATCAGTGCAATAATTTCTGAACCATCCAAGGGCAGCTTAAGGGGTTAGAGGAGGGTGGAGGTATAAGGAGTAGGAGCTGGCTTTGCCCCTTAAGAATTTCCCTGCAGCCATGGAAGCTGGAGAAGGAGGGAGTCCTGGGTTccctttaattttttcattattcttcATCCTTTACTCCACTCCCCGCCCCACCCTGGTTGGGTTCCCATGGCAAGCACTGAGTCTAGGAAGGGCCTGTCATATCACTTCTACCCCTGCCAAACCCAGAATTCCATAACCCTTTGGGCAGGTTTTGTCCTGGAAAAGACCTTACATCACACAACCTCTGAATCCCCAGGAGCATTGGCTAGAGCAAGCACAGACCTGGGGTAAAAGAGTTGACTATGGGGAAGTTGCTTgagctccctgggcctcagtctcttcagtctttaaaatgaagatacaaATGCTTACTTCACGGGGTTGTGACAAGAATGAAAGTAGATGGTGTGTGCAAAGTTCCTGGCTCCTTGTAGGCATTTATAAACGTGAGATGCTGTTTCTGCTGTTGTTACTATTGTTATTATTGGGTGTCGCTGATCCTGAGTCATCACTGATTATAAAATGCACCATTATTCTATATATCActtaaaaagaccaaaaaaaagtaCTTCCAGTTAAGTTATGACCCATCAGTGCTTTTAAGACAGTCTGACTTTAAACAATTAAGTGCTTCTAGGGCCCTGGCTGACAATGTTGTTTCTTAACCTGGATTCTGATTCCACATGTATGTTCATTTGTGAAACTCATTACACGGGGTCACCACCCATGGTCTCCTTGTTTTTCTGTATGTGTGGTACACTCCAATGTTAGGTTTATATTAAAAGCCAGTCAAACTTGCGCACTTTGGAAAGGATAAAATCTTGTATTGGCCCTGCACTGGGAGATGTAGGCTACAGCAGAGTAGGCACTAAATTAATGCTGAGTGAACAGATGAACAGCTGGGTGTAGGACACAGTAATAATAGGGTCGTTTCTTACT
This Budorcas taxicolor isolate Tak-1 chromosome X, Takin1.1, whole genome shotgun sequence DNA region includes the following protein-coding sequences:
- the WAS gene encoding actin nucleation-promoting factor WAS; translation: MSSANLEGKERDGWHRVFPCRAQPERTRAGGTMSGGPSGGRPGGRGGQGVQQNIPSTLLQDHENQQLFEMLGRKCWTLATAVVQLYLALPPGAEHWTKGHCGAVCFVKDNPKKSYFIRLYGLQAGRLLWEQELYSQLVYSAPTPFFHTFAGDDCQAGLNFADEGEAQAFRNLVQEKIQKRNQRQSGDRRQLPPPPVPASEERRGGLPPLPPHPGGDQGGPAASPVSLGLVTVDIQNPDITNSRYRSLPAPGPGPSDKKRSGKKKISKSDIGAPSGFKHVSHVGWDPQNGFDVNNLDPDLRSLFSRAGISDAQLTDAETSKFIYDFIENQGGMEAVRKEMRRQEPLPPPPPPSRGGNQPPRPPTVGSNKGRSGPLPPVPSGGAPPPPTPRGPPPPGRGGPPPPPPPATGRSVPPPPPPPGAGGGPPMPPPPPPPPPPPPSSGDGPIPPPPPPSLGLVGGPAPGGGRGALLDQIRQGIQLNKTPGAPESSALQPPPQSSEGLVGALMHVMQKRSKAIHSSDEGEDQAGDDDDDDEWDD